A window of the Oncorhynchus keta strain PuntledgeMale-10-30-2019 chromosome 21, Oket_V2, whole genome shotgun sequence genome harbors these coding sequences:
- the LOC118400018 gene encoding vacuolar fusion protein MON1 homolog B-like isoform X1, which yields MKQTSVCDVNMERDDSQEKGETEEITSCDPPSADCIPSTGSSYHIPALPSDNPPVPEPAGTVGGDKNTNVTLEEPTYPPISDSMGEKGLQAAPDQDLGPAPVLVKEEETNVCSKIEYQNCSGGQPETVPEEVSAENGQDDSGEFIVTILARGKLEEQGLGVKRHSSPLSETGAPEAPPSHRDEDVTAESWRQHRKHVFVLSEAGKPIYSRYGSEEALSSTMGVMMALVSFVQSSDNMIRSVYSDGHTVVFMQKGPLVLVSVSSSRQSEKQLRGELLYVYYQIISMLTQASIARIFQHKKNYDLRRLLAGSEKILDGLLNLVDSDPSFLLAAVHCLPLVSSLRDSLSQILQKAITPNLVFSILIAKNQLLTIVQEKTVIEDARLEPADVHLLLNLIGASSAFQAGEIWTPICLPLFNPDCYFYAYISYLDPPECTVCLLLLSTDKEAFYAVAECKRRIEVAMLAQSSLSLIAKAHSYSVSQVGVSDLRHFMYKPFDVPDNHKQLTQFTSPEMEAPYSTEEERMRLLDLYRYMHGRIHSSSRALKLIYHVAERETLLAWVTSKFELYTCFSPLVTKACAINAITKLLRWIKKEEDRLFIRYPPKYSTTPNPSKSSRRSDQQDSTDNGFMSLL from the exons TGTCTGTGATGtcaacatggagagagatgacaGTCAAgaaaaaggagagacagaggagataacAAGTTGTGATCCACCCTCTGCTGACTGCATCCCGTCAACTG GTTCTTCTTATCACATTCCGGCCCTGCCCTCTGACAATCCCCCAGTTCCTGAGCCTGCTGGAACAGTCGGAGGGGACAAAAACACCAATGTGACTTTAGAGGAGCCTACATATCCACCTATATCAGATTCTATGGGAGAGAAGGGACTACAAGCAGCTCCTGACCAGGATCTAGGACCGGCTCCTGTTCTGGTAAAAGAGGAAGAGACTAATGTGTGCAGTAAGATAGAATATCAGAACTGCTCAGGTGGTCAACCAGAGACTGTCCCAGAGGAGGTTTCAGCTGAGAATGGGCAGGATGACTCAGGGGAGTTTATCGTCACTATTTTGGCCAGGGGTAAATTGGAGGAGCAAGGTCTGGGAGTGAAGAGGCATTCCTCTCCACTGTCAGAGACTGGCGCCCCAGAGGCCCCCCCATCCCACCGTGACGAAGACGTGACAGCGGAGAGCTGGAGGCAGCACAGGAAGCATGTGTTTGTCCTGAGTGAAGCAGGGAAGCCCATATACTCTCGCTACGGCAGTGAAGAGGCTCTGTCGTCTACCATGGGAGTCATGATGGCACTGGTGTCCTTTGTCCAGAGTAGTGACAACATGATCCGCTCGGTCTACTCAG aTGGGCACACAGTGGTGTTCATGCAGAAGGGTCCTCTGGTGCTGGTGTCTGTGTCAAGCAGCCGTCAGTCAGAGAAGCAGCTGCGTGGTGAGCTCCTTTACGTCTACTACCAGATCATCAGCATGCTCACCCAGGCCAGCATCGCTCGCATCTTCCAACACAAGAAGAACTATGACCTGCGGCGACTACTGGCCGGCTCCGAGAAGATCCTAGACGGCCTCCTCAACCTGGTGGACTCGGACCCCAGCTTCCTGCTGGCAGCGGTACACTGCCTGCCATTGGTCTCCTCTCTCAGGGACTCCCTCAGCCAGATCCTGCAGAAGGCCATCACCCCCAACCTGGTCTTCTCCATCCTCATCGCCAAGAACCAGCTGCTCACCATCGTCCAGGAGAAGACGGTGATCGAGGACGCCAGGCTGGAGCCTGCTGACGTCCACCTGCTGCTCAACCTCATTGGGGCCTCCTCTGCCTTCCAGGCTGGAGAGATCTGGACTCCCATCTGCCTGCCGCTCTTTAACCCTGACTGTTACTTCTATGCCTACATCTCCTACCTGGACCCCCCAGAATGCACTGTGTgtctgctgctgctctccacGGATAAGGAGGCATTTTATGCGGTGGCAGAGTGTAAGAGGAGGATAGAGGTGGCCATGCTGGCTCAGAGCTCCCTGAGCCTCATAGCCAAGGCCCACTCCTACAGCGTGAGCCAGGTGGGCGTCTCAGACCTCAGGCACTTCATGTACAAGCCCTTTGATGTGCCAGACAACCACAAGCAGCTCACCCAGTTCACCAG CCCAGAGATGGAGGCTCCttacagcacagaggaggagaggatgaggctGCTGGACCTGTACCGGTACATGCACGGTCGCATCCACAGCTCTTCCAGGGCCCTCAAGCTCATCTACCACGTGGCAGAGAGGGAAACGCTGCTGGCCTGG GTCACAAGTAAATTTGAATTGTACACCTGCTTCAGCCCCTTGGTGACTAAGGCTTGTGCCATTAACGCCATAACCAAGCTTCTACGGTGGATCAAGAAGGAGGAGGACCGTCTCTTCATCCGATACCCACCCAAGTATTCAACCACGCCCAACCCCAGCAAAAGCTCCCGAAGGTCTGACCAGCAGGATTCCACAGATAATGGCTTCATGTCTCTACTATAG
- the LOC118400018 gene encoding vacuolar fusion protein MON1 homolog B-like isoform X2, with protein MERDDSQEKGETEEITSCDPPSADCIPSTGSSYHIPALPSDNPPVPEPAGTVGGDKNTNVTLEEPTYPPISDSMGEKGLQAAPDQDLGPAPVLVKEEETNVCSKIEYQNCSGGQPETVPEEVSAENGQDDSGEFIVTILARGKLEEQGLGVKRHSSPLSETGAPEAPPSHRDEDVTAESWRQHRKHVFVLSEAGKPIYSRYGSEEALSSTMGVMMALVSFVQSSDNMIRSVYSDGHTVVFMQKGPLVLVSVSSSRQSEKQLRGELLYVYYQIISMLTQASIARIFQHKKNYDLRRLLAGSEKILDGLLNLVDSDPSFLLAAVHCLPLVSSLRDSLSQILQKAITPNLVFSILIAKNQLLTIVQEKTVIEDARLEPADVHLLLNLIGASSAFQAGEIWTPICLPLFNPDCYFYAYISYLDPPECTVCLLLLSTDKEAFYAVAECKRRIEVAMLAQSSLSLIAKAHSYSVSQVGVSDLRHFMYKPFDVPDNHKQLTQFTSPEMEAPYSTEEERMRLLDLYRYMHGRIHSSSRALKLIYHVAERETLLAWVTSKFELYTCFSPLVTKACAINAITKLLRWIKKEEDRLFIRYPPKYSTTPNPSKSSRRSDQQDSTDNGFMSLL; from the exons atggagagagatgacaGTCAAgaaaaaggagagacagaggagataacAAGTTGTGATCCACCCTCTGCTGACTGCATCCCGTCAACTG GTTCTTCTTATCACATTCCGGCCCTGCCCTCTGACAATCCCCCAGTTCCTGAGCCTGCTGGAACAGTCGGAGGGGACAAAAACACCAATGTGACTTTAGAGGAGCCTACATATCCACCTATATCAGATTCTATGGGAGAGAAGGGACTACAAGCAGCTCCTGACCAGGATCTAGGACCGGCTCCTGTTCTGGTAAAAGAGGAAGAGACTAATGTGTGCAGTAAGATAGAATATCAGAACTGCTCAGGTGGTCAACCAGAGACTGTCCCAGAGGAGGTTTCAGCTGAGAATGGGCAGGATGACTCAGGGGAGTTTATCGTCACTATTTTGGCCAGGGGTAAATTGGAGGAGCAAGGTCTGGGAGTGAAGAGGCATTCCTCTCCACTGTCAGAGACTGGCGCCCCAGAGGCCCCCCCATCCCACCGTGACGAAGACGTGACAGCGGAGAGCTGGAGGCAGCACAGGAAGCATGTGTTTGTCCTGAGTGAAGCAGGGAAGCCCATATACTCTCGCTACGGCAGTGAAGAGGCTCTGTCGTCTACCATGGGAGTCATGATGGCACTGGTGTCCTTTGTCCAGAGTAGTGACAACATGATCCGCTCGGTCTACTCAG aTGGGCACACAGTGGTGTTCATGCAGAAGGGTCCTCTGGTGCTGGTGTCTGTGTCAAGCAGCCGTCAGTCAGAGAAGCAGCTGCGTGGTGAGCTCCTTTACGTCTACTACCAGATCATCAGCATGCTCACCCAGGCCAGCATCGCTCGCATCTTCCAACACAAGAAGAACTATGACCTGCGGCGACTACTGGCCGGCTCCGAGAAGATCCTAGACGGCCTCCTCAACCTGGTGGACTCGGACCCCAGCTTCCTGCTGGCAGCGGTACACTGCCTGCCATTGGTCTCCTCTCTCAGGGACTCCCTCAGCCAGATCCTGCAGAAGGCCATCACCCCCAACCTGGTCTTCTCCATCCTCATCGCCAAGAACCAGCTGCTCACCATCGTCCAGGAGAAGACGGTGATCGAGGACGCCAGGCTGGAGCCTGCTGACGTCCACCTGCTGCTCAACCTCATTGGGGCCTCCTCTGCCTTCCAGGCTGGAGAGATCTGGACTCCCATCTGCCTGCCGCTCTTTAACCCTGACTGTTACTTCTATGCCTACATCTCCTACCTGGACCCCCCAGAATGCACTGTGTgtctgctgctgctctccacGGATAAGGAGGCATTTTATGCGGTGGCAGAGTGTAAGAGGAGGATAGAGGTGGCCATGCTGGCTCAGAGCTCCCTGAGCCTCATAGCCAAGGCCCACTCCTACAGCGTGAGCCAGGTGGGCGTCTCAGACCTCAGGCACTTCATGTACAAGCCCTTTGATGTGCCAGACAACCACAAGCAGCTCACCCAGTTCACCAG CCCAGAGATGGAGGCTCCttacagcacagaggaggagaggatgaggctGCTGGACCTGTACCGGTACATGCACGGTCGCATCCACAGCTCTTCCAGGGCCCTCAAGCTCATCTACCACGTGGCAGAGAGGGAAACGCTGCTGGCCTGG GTCACAAGTAAATTTGAATTGTACACCTGCTTCAGCCCCTTGGTGACTAAGGCTTGTGCCATTAACGCCATAACCAAGCTTCTACGGTGGATCAAGAAGGAGGAGGACCGTCTCTTCATCCGATACCCACCCAAGTATTCAACCACGCCCAACCCCAGCAAAAGCTCCCGAAGGTCTGACCAGCAGGATTCCACAGATAATGGCTTCATGTCTCTACTATAG